The following coding sequences are from one Microbacterium wangchenii window:
- a CDS encoding alpha/beta fold hydrolase, which translates to MPLQKIDDAELWYDEYGPDDAPETILSCAMGFAGTGYPEDLAEPPTGYKVYTIQARGFGRSSRPAEPPTEGWLTRWADDVVAFADARGIDRFVYTGASHGAGIGWYIAVRNPHRLKAFVSVVGTPHDRFGVTDSSEGRREVIRARLAGDTDSIRAQLEKLGGWLHEDEVERRAERDRFLDAAVATTLTRDEDESRINQGMPFPEAKTNDELAAVLRTVRVPTLMLAGMRDGIVSPESSLRGITSVRDSKAVFFESEGHFMTQEIPERLIREVRVFLDELNGTAEPRPRQSHDDKKVDTI; encoded by the coding sequence ATGCCCCTGCAGAAGATCGACGACGCCGAGCTCTGGTACGACGAGTACGGCCCCGACGACGCTCCGGAGACGATCCTGTCGTGCGCGATGGGATTCGCCGGCACCGGATATCCCGAAGACCTCGCCGAACCGCCGACGGGGTACAAGGTGTACACGATCCAGGCCCGCGGTTTCGGCCGTTCCTCCCGCCCCGCGGAACCGCCCACCGAGGGGTGGCTCACGCGCTGGGCCGATGACGTCGTGGCCTTCGCCGACGCCCGCGGGATCGACCGGTTCGTCTACACCGGCGCATCGCACGGCGCCGGCATCGGATGGTACATCGCGGTGCGCAACCCGCACCGCCTGAAGGCGTTCGTCTCCGTCGTGGGGACGCCGCACGACCGCTTCGGGGTGACCGACTCCTCCGAGGGGCGGCGAGAGGTCATCCGGGCGCGGCTGGCCGGCGACACCGACTCGATCCGCGCTCAGCTGGAGAAGCTCGGCGGCTGGCTGCACGAGGACGAGGTGGAGCGCCGTGCGGAGCGCGACCGGTTCCTGGATGCGGCGGTGGCCACGACCCTGACCCGCGACGAGGACGAATCGCGCATCAACCAGGGGATGCCCTTCCCCGAGGCCAAGACGAACGACGAGCTCGCCGCGGTGCTGCGCACCGTCCGCGTTCCGACCCTCATGCTCGCGGGCATGCGCGACGGCATCGTCTCGCCGGAATCGTCCCTGCGCGGCATCACGAGTGTCCGCGACTCTAAGGCGGTGTTCTTCGAGAGCGAGGGGCACTTCATGACTCAGGAGATCCCCGAGCGACTCATCCGCGAGGTCCGGGTGTTCCTGGACGAACTCAACGGCACGGCCGAGCCCCGGCCGCGCCAATCGCACGACGACAAGAAGGTGGACACGATATGA
- a CDS encoding ATP-binding cassette domain-containing protein, producing MTTTVPPILEVQNLSVEYRRGRRRTLAVDDVSLQIAPRETLGLVGESGSGKSTIGKAVLGLVRPSSGVIKYDGRDILSLSKTQRRALTKELQVIYQDPHTSLDPTKPIGYSIAEPVQVHEPASKEVVRERVFAMLRRVGLSEDAARRFPAQFSGGQKQRIAIARALILSPRLVVCDEPVSALDLSIQAEVINLMAELQHEMGASYLFISHDLSIVHYLSDRIAVLKQGRIVEQGDAGRVYEDPQREYTQRLLAAAPVPDPELQAQRNAAREKDGLDARTDAIASTLR from the coding sequence ATGACCACGACCGTGCCGCCGATCCTCGAGGTGCAGAACCTGTCGGTGGAGTACCGCCGCGGACGGCGTCGCACCCTCGCCGTCGATGACGTGAGCCTGCAGATCGCACCCCGCGAGACGCTCGGACTCGTGGGCGAATCGGGCTCGGGCAAGTCCACGATCGGCAAGGCGGTACTGGGCCTCGTGCGCCCCAGCAGCGGAGTCATCAAATACGACGGCCGCGACATCCTGAGCCTGTCCAAGACGCAGCGCCGGGCGCTCACGAAAGAGCTCCAGGTCATCTATCAGGACCCGCACACGTCGCTGGATCCCACCAAGCCCATCGGCTACTCCATCGCCGAACCCGTGCAGGTGCACGAACCGGCATCCAAGGAGGTCGTGCGCGAGCGCGTGTTCGCGATGCTGCGGCGGGTGGGGCTGAGCGAGGACGCGGCGCGGCGGTTCCCGGCTCAGTTCTCCGGCGGGCAGAAGCAGCGCATCGCGATCGCCCGTGCGCTGATCCTCTCGCCCCGGCTCGTGGTGTGCGACGAACCCGTCAGCGCGCTGGATCTGTCCATCCAGGCCGAAGTCATCAACCTGATGGCCGAACTCCAGCACGAAATGGGCGCCAGCTACCTCTTCATCTCCCACGACCTGTCGATCGTGCACTACCTCTCCGACCGGATCGCCGTGCTCAAGCAGGGGCGGATCGTCGAGCAGGGCGACGCCGGGCGCGTGTACGAGGATCCGCAGCGCGAGTACACCCAGCGGCTGCTGGCCGCCGCGCCCGTGCCCGACCCCGAACTGCAGGCACAGCGCAACGCCGCGCGGGAGAAGGACGGGCTGGACGCCCGCACCGACGCCATCGCGAGCACGCTCCGCTGA
- a CDS encoding dipeptide/oligopeptide/nickel ABC transporter permease/ATP-binding protein, which produces MAARRRRQGSPRVVASNRRNLFVDVMRRPLGAGAAVYLAGVVLASALAPVLAPHDPLKQSLTAVRQGPSAEYPLGTDALGRDLLSRLLYGGQESLIGVAQALIVALVIAVPLGIASGYFGGWFDRVVMRCIDINMAIPNLIVTLAVLAIFRNSMAAAMVVYGVLVSASAARVIRSAALGVREELYIDAARTTGLGGLQILVRHIFPRTLGVIIVQAAMLSAIALGVQTGLAFLGFGPPPPEPTWGGMVGEASSMLQFHTWMIVPTAGVITLTTLAFGLLGDAVRDANAEGIQRPMRPSTSRSRAARGQAQAARVAAAAAVDPVAPAPADALLSVRGLTVAFGSGDDETIVVDGADFDIRRGETVGLVGESGSGKTVTAMAVLGLLAEGGRVVSGRIWFEGADISGYTQAQYRALRGTKMAMISQEPMVALDPAFRIGFQLAEVIRSHNKISWRAARKRAVDLLAAVRLPDPQHVASLYPHQVSGGMAQRVAIAIALAGRPQLLIADEPTTALDVTVQAEILDLLRALQRRMGMAILFVTHDWGVVADICDRAVVLYAGQVVEHATVSEMFRDPLHPYTQALQASDPHNAVKGEPLPTIGGVVPPPGQWPEGCHFAARCRFVTDACRVGRIPQVDRGEGRDARCIRIDVARAARIEESVR; this is translated from the coding sequence ATGGCTGCGCGTCGTCGTCGTCAAGGATCGCCGCGCGTCGTGGCGAGCAACCGGCGGAACCTCTTCGTCGACGTTATGCGCCGGCCGCTGGGCGCGGGGGCAGCGGTGTATCTCGCCGGAGTCGTGCTGGCCTCGGCGCTGGCACCCGTGCTGGCTCCGCACGATCCGCTCAAGCAGTCGCTCACCGCCGTGCGGCAGGGGCCCTCCGCGGAGTACCCCCTCGGCACGGACGCCCTCGGCCGGGATCTGCTGAGCCGCCTGCTCTACGGCGGCCAGGAGTCGCTCATCGGGGTGGCGCAGGCGCTCATCGTGGCCCTGGTGATCGCGGTTCCGCTGGGCATCGCTTCCGGCTACTTCGGCGGATGGTTCGACCGCGTCGTCATGCGATGCATCGACATCAACATGGCCATCCCCAACCTCATCGTGACCCTCGCGGTGCTGGCGATCTTCCGCAACAGCATGGCCGCCGCGATGGTCGTCTACGGCGTCCTCGTGTCGGCCTCCGCGGCGCGCGTCATCCGCAGCGCCGCCCTCGGGGTGCGGGAGGAGTTGTACATCGACGCCGCGCGCACGACCGGGCTCGGTGGTCTGCAGATCCTCGTCCGGCACATCTTCCCCCGCACGCTCGGCGTCATCATCGTGCAGGCGGCCATGCTCAGTGCCATCGCGCTGGGGGTGCAGACGGGTCTGGCCTTCCTCGGCTTCGGTCCGCCGCCGCCCGAGCCCACGTGGGGCGGGATGGTGGGCGAGGCTTCCTCGATGCTGCAGTTCCACACGTGGATGATCGTGCCCACCGCCGGCGTCATCACCCTCACGACCCTCGCCTTCGGCCTCCTCGGCGACGCGGTGCGCGACGCCAACGCCGAGGGCATCCAGCGCCCGATGCGCCCGTCCACGTCCCGCTCGCGCGCAGCGCGGGGTCAGGCGCAGGCTGCCCGCGTCGCCGCCGCGGCGGCGGTCGATCCGGTGGCCCCGGCCCCGGCGGACGCGCTGCTGTCCGTCCGCGGCCTGACGGTGGCATTCGGCTCCGGGGACGACGAAACGATCGTCGTCGACGGCGCGGACTTCGACATCCGTCGCGGCGAGACGGTCGGGCTCGTCGGCGAATCCGGCTCGGGCAAGACCGTGACGGCGATGGCCGTGCTCGGCCTGCTGGCCGAGGGCGGACGCGTCGTGTCGGGCCGGATCTGGTTCGAGGGCGCCGACATCTCCGGCTACACCCAGGCGCAGTACCGCGCGCTGCGGGGAACCAAGATGGCGATGATCTCGCAGGAGCCGATGGTCGCGCTGGACCCCGCGTTCCGCATCGGCTTCCAGCTGGCCGAGGTGATCCGCTCGCACAACAAGATCAGCTGGCGAGCCGCGCGCAAGCGCGCCGTCGATCTGCTCGCAGCGGTGCGCCTGCCCGACCCCCAGCACGTCGCCTCGCTGTACCCCCACCAGGTCTCCGGCGGCATGGCGCAGCGCGTGGCCATCGCCATCGCCCTCGCCGGCCGGCCGCAGCTGCTCATCGCCGACGAACCCACCACGGCGCTGGATGTGACCGTGCAGGCCGAGATCCTCGACCTGCTCCGGGCGCTGCAGCGCCGGATGGGCATGGCGATCCTCTTCGTCACCCACGACTGGGGGGTCGTCGCCGACATCTGCGACCGCGCCGTGGTGCTGTACGCCGGGCAGGTGGTCGAGCACGCGACCGTGTCGGAGATGTTCCGCGATCCGCTGCATCCCTACACCCAGGCGCTGCAGGCATCCGATCCGCACAACGCCGTCAAGGGAGAGCCGCTTCCCACCATCGGCGGGGTCGTCCCGCCGCCGGGCCAGTGGCCGGAGGGCTGCCATTTCGCCGCCCGGTGCCGCTTCGTCACCGACGCGTGCCGTGTGGGTCGCATCCCGCAGGTGGACCGCGGCGAGGGTCGGGATGCCCGCTGCATCCGCATCGACGTCGCCCGCGCCGCCCGCATCGAGGAGAGTGTCCGATGA
- a CDS encoding ABC transporter permease — protein sequence MLGKRLLLVIPMVLVVSIIMFLLASLVPGDQARTILGENASPEAVAALRKQLGLDLPPIQQYFNWALNALQGDLGSSIYSGEPVTSILAGRLPVTLSLMVLSTLAIGVVGIVLGLASALRGGWLGRVLDAISLVGLAVPGFAIAIFAVSLLAVTVRIFPATGYVPLHVSLGGWLWTLVLPVFALSLGGTTLVAKQVRDSAKDALAKDYVRFLRANGVSETSIVLRHVLKNAAIPAVTVLGIGAIASLTGTVFVENVFVLPGLGTMATQATLNHDLPVLLGIGVLFTLITVFINLLVDIVYGVLNPKVRAA from the coding sequence ATGTTGGGCAAGCGCCTTCTCCTGGTGATTCCGATGGTGCTGGTCGTCTCGATCATCATGTTCCTGCTGGCTTCTCTCGTGCCCGGCGATCAGGCGCGCACGATCCTGGGCGAGAACGCATCGCCGGAGGCTGTGGCCGCGCTGCGCAAGCAGCTCGGCCTGGATCTGCCGCCGATCCAGCAGTACTTCAACTGGGCGCTCAACGCGCTGCAGGGCGACCTGGGCTCGTCGATCTACAGCGGCGAGCCGGTCACCTCGATCCTGGCGGGGCGACTCCCCGTCACCCTCTCGCTCATGGTGCTCTCCACGCTCGCCATCGGCGTGGTCGGCATCGTGCTGGGGCTGGCGAGCGCCCTGCGCGGCGGATGGCTCGGCCGCGTGCTCGACGCGATCTCGCTGGTGGGACTCGCCGTCCCCGGCTTCGCGATCGCGATCTTCGCGGTGTCGCTGCTGGCGGTCACCGTCCGTATCTTCCCCGCCACCGGCTACGTGCCGCTTCACGTGAGCCTCGGGGGATGGCTGTGGACGCTCGTCCTGCCCGTCTTCGCGCTGAGCCTGGGTGGAACGACCCTCGTGGCCAAGCAGGTGCGCGACTCCGCGAAGGACGCGCTGGCGAAGGACTATGTGCGCTTCCTCCGCGCGAACGGGGTGAGCGAGACGTCGATCGTGCTGCGGCACGTCCTCAAGAACGCCGCGATCCCCGCCGTGACCGTTCTGGGCATCGGTGCGATCGCGTCGCTGACGGGCACCGTCTTCGTCGAGAACGTCTTCGTCCTCCCCGGGCTGGGGACCATGGCGACGCAGGCGACGCTGAACCACGACCTGCCCGTTCTGCTGGGCATCGGGGTGCTCTTCACACTCATCACCGTCTTCATCAACCTCCTCGTCGACATCGTCTACGGGGTTCTCAACCCGAAGGTGAGGGCCGCCTGA
- a CDS encoding MarR family winged helix-turn-helix transcriptional regulator: MTRRVEPSPSVSPEPTLRHALRHVSKQFSGQLQRRIQEHGVSHAEYVAMFALKRLPNLSSAEVSRWTGVTPQAGNQIVQGLLERELVQRHPSRDHGRVLLIELTDEGRRVIDACERDANDLENQMCQEMTGEQRSELMSLLRLAAAGLGSPISSPAR, encoded by the coding sequence GTGACACGTCGTGTGGAACCCTCCCCCTCCGTCAGCCCGGAGCCGACGCTGCGGCACGCGCTGCGGCACGTGTCCAAGCAGTTCTCCGGCCAGCTGCAGCGGCGGATCCAGGAGCACGGCGTGAGCCACGCGGAGTACGTCGCGATGTTCGCCCTCAAGCGGCTGCCGAACCTCTCCAGCGCCGAAGTGTCGCGGTGGACGGGTGTGACACCGCAGGCGGGCAACCAGATCGTGCAGGGGCTGCTCGAGCGCGAGCTCGTGCAGCGCCACCCCTCCCGAGACCACGGACGCGTGCTCCTCATCGAGCTCACCGACGAGGGGCGCCGGGTGATCGACGCGTGCGAACGCGATGCGAACGACCTGGAGAACCAGATGTGTCAGGAGATGACCGGTGAGCAGCGCAGCGAGCTGATGTCACTGCTGCGCCTCGCCGCCGCGGGGCTGGGCAGCCCCATCTCCTCGCCTGCCCGATAG
- a CDS encoding NYN domain-containing protein — translation MVEDRKTWVLVDGENIDATLGGSILGRRPQPEERPRWDRILSFAADAWNQEVRGLFFLNASTNLPMPFVQALLAIGYQPVPLSGEQHEKVVDIAIQRTLQALRDREDDVMLVSHDGDFVDDVGALADGSRRLGVLAFEEFRNSAFAAIPGLRFYDLEFDVGAFDAQLPRVRIIPIDEFDPAQFLR, via the coding sequence GTGGTCGAGGACCGCAAGACATGGGTGCTCGTGGACGGCGAGAACATCGACGCCACTCTGGGCGGCTCCATCCTGGGGCGCCGTCCTCAGCCGGAGGAGCGGCCGCGGTGGGACCGCATCCTGAGCTTCGCCGCCGACGCGTGGAACCAGGAGGTGCGGGGCCTGTTCTTCCTGAACGCCTCCACCAACCTCCCGATGCCGTTCGTGCAGGCCCTGCTCGCGATCGGCTACCAGCCGGTGCCGCTGTCGGGGGAGCAGCACGAGAAGGTCGTCGACATCGCCATCCAGCGGACGCTGCAGGCGCTGCGCGACCGCGAAGACGACGTCATGCTCGTCAGCCACGATGGTGACTTCGTCGACGACGTCGGCGCGCTCGCCGACGGATCCCGGCGCCTGGGCGTGCTGGCGTTCGAAGAGTTCCGCAACTCCGCCTTCGCCGCCATCCCCGGCCTGCGCTTCTACGACCTCGAGTTCGACGTCGGCGCCTTCGACGCGCAGCTGCCGCGCGTGCGGATCATCCCGATCGACGAATTCGACCCAGCCCAGTTCCTGCGCTGA
- a CDS encoding AMP-binding protein: MSDPVASDDPLALAEYAAGGAAVLTDAERWPTMDAAGAARLHRWRTHPAAPRWVHETGDRVTPDMLDRVRTPLPTQGWLAEHLETARRLLYYRGMPGLHTLADFPPIGRAHLAADIAAFVPLDADLGRILHGTSSGSTGAALRIPDDVEEVARGFHHLVGLVSGAGVHWRPDGERLALVSVVHQRQAFTYVSLVSGFDQRAMARLNLAAHAWEAASDRAAFLRDADPQVITGNPTSLAELLAPDLRGVVRPLALFSGAMALAAPLRADLEAAFGCPVFDVYGLHETRPLAVRTDDGPFRVLDRRVLVEALGPDGRPVAEGEVGEITVTAGENPLLPLVRYRTGDFGRLVPLPGGGVGIADLEGREHTVFVSGEGGRIPCVDLTQQLQAHGAHGWSVEQSADGRVRARIAGGDADAVAEALRALLRQPLEVERVERVADLGDGKPRRYRSAAPAPTPAATPTPAPIPARLLPTGETAT, from the coding sequence GTGAGTGACCCTGTCGCATCCGACGATCCGCTCGCGCTCGCCGAGTACGCCGCGGGCGGGGCGGCGGTGCTCACCGACGCCGAGCGGTGGCCCACGATGGACGCCGCCGGAGCGGCTCGCCTGCACCGCTGGCGGACACATCCCGCCGCCCCGCGGTGGGTGCACGAGACCGGTGACCGCGTCACGCCCGACATGCTCGACCGGGTGCGCACGCCGCTGCCGACGCAGGGGTGGCTGGCGGAGCACCTCGAGACCGCCCGCAGGCTCCTCTATTACCGGGGCATGCCGGGTCTGCACACCCTCGCCGACTTCCCGCCGATCGGCCGCGCGCATCTGGCCGCCGACATCGCCGCGTTCGTGCCGCTGGACGCCGACCTCGGGCGCATCCTGCACGGCACGAGCTCGGGGTCGACGGGCGCGGCCCTGCGGATTCCCGACGACGTCGAAGAGGTCGCCCGCGGCTTCCACCACCTCGTCGGGCTCGTGTCCGGTGCCGGGGTGCACTGGCGACCGGACGGGGAGCGTCTCGCGCTGGTCTCGGTCGTGCACCAGCGGCAGGCGTTCACGTACGTGTCGCTCGTGAGCGGGTTCGACCAGCGCGCGATGGCGCGGCTCAACCTCGCCGCGCATGCGTGGGAGGCGGCATCCGACCGCGCCGCCTTCCTCCGCGACGCCGACCCGCAGGTCATCACGGGCAACCCGACCAGCCTCGCCGAACTCCTCGCCCCCGACCTGCGGGGTGTCGTCCGGCCGCTGGCGCTGTTCTCGGGGGCGATGGCGCTGGCCGCACCGCTGCGGGCCGACCTGGAGGCGGCGTTCGGATGCCCCGTCTTCGACGTGTACGGACTGCACGAGACCCGCCCCCTCGCCGTGCGCACCGACGACGGGCCCTTCCGGGTGCTCGATCGTCGCGTGCTCGTGGAGGCCCTCGGCCCGGACGGGCGTCCGGTCGCCGAGGGCGAGGTGGGGGAGATCACGGTGACGGCGGGGGAGAACCCGCTCCTGCCGTTGGTGCGCTACCGCACCGGCGATTTCGGGCGGCTCGTGCCGCTTCCCGGCGGCGGTGTCGGCATCGCGGATCTCGAGGGCCGCGAGCACACCGTGTTCGTCAGCGGTGAGGGCGGCCGCATCCCGTGCGTGGACCTCACGCAGCAGCTGCAGGCGCACGGCGCGCACGGGTGGAGCGTCGAGCAGTCCGCCGACGGGCGGGTGCGGGCGCGCATCGCCGGCGGCGACGCGGATGCCGTGGCCGAGGCCCTCCGCGCCCTCCTCCGCCAGCCGCTCGAGGTCGAGCGCGTCGAGCGCGTCGCCGACCTCGGCGACGGCAAGCCCCGCCGCTACCGCTCCGCCGCCCCCGCCCCCACCCCCGCCGCGACCCCCACCCCCGCCCCCATCCCCGCGAGACTGCTGCCCACCGGCGAGACCGCGACATAA
- a CDS encoding phosphohydrolase produces MAESGELLEVWVSMAQSDDAAWAAARPGPSLAAVAARLSSVPRAFLDDRVSIQALAGDVLGRPVVAASYAQDRRVRQGAALALWLLASESTVEPFDPPLQYVTGTSAVDVLALRLAPVTDPLEWLSDEERREEAVRMFLLWCGHFPAGEDAATARALLEARDSLRRNSALAEAYEAHRHRAEIARRLNEARAREAAARYSSE; encoded by the coding sequence ATGGCTGAGTCCGGCGAACTGCTCGAGGTGTGGGTGTCGATGGCGCAGTCCGACGACGCGGCATGGGCGGCCGCGCGACCGGGACCCTCGCTCGCCGCCGTCGCCGCGCGCCTGTCGAGCGTGCCGCGGGCGTTCCTCGACGATCGCGTCTCGATCCAGGCGCTCGCCGGTGACGTGCTGGGCCGTCCCGTCGTGGCCGCCTCGTATGCGCAGGACCGGCGCGTCCGCCAGGGCGCCGCGCTGGCCCTGTGGCTCCTGGCCAGTGAGAGCACCGTCGAGCCGTTCGATCCTCCGCTGCAGTACGTCACCGGGACATCCGCCGTCGATGTGCTCGCGCTGCGCCTGGCGCCTGTCACCGACCCGCTCGAGTGGCTCTCCGACGAGGAGCGTCGCGAGGAGGCCGTGCGCATGTTCCTGCTGTGGTGCGGGCACTTCCCCGCGGGGGAGGATGCGGCCACCGCGCGGGCGCTGCTGGAGGCGCGCGACTCCCTGCGCCGCAACAGCGCACTCGCCGAGGCGTACGAGGCTCATCGGCACCGAGCAGAGATCGCGCGCCGACTCAACGAGGCGCGGGCGAGGGAGGCTGCCGCGAGGTACTCCAGTGAGTGA
- a CDS encoding VWA domain-containing protein, protein MTPGAATSIPLIGDARAAWDRALALWGVHMHDAELRPGAGQGAPAWFTFPPSITVDTERVRELGGAGELESVFAHELGHHVLAPSTRIDALKIRHQLARALVASGAESVRDDDVALLSNLWTDVLVNTRVGLLQRRRDGEGAEPGIVRLGRALYRPSRESSSRLWWLYLRTYELLWNLPPGALATPDPPAAPPAATARARITEVPLEKIPERFREKEVALRAARREAERVAAELDGAITTHPVLDADLLAGIVRAFAADPVGGALRFGVLAAPYLVEERRSGGAAGVPGGACAADDAPATAGELGRVLGDPRLHGAIPDRAGRADDGTGRGQRLDVARTLELYAASDPDAVVAAWYRAQAAPWVRPVTQRIPARPASDLPGPLEKWESGDDLSDLDWAATLQAGADVVPGVTTRRRSWLDDDPEPQEGSVELDLYIDSSGSMARPRTGSPAVLAGMILALSVLRGGGRVRVTSFSGPGQVAGGDGFVRDPARVVGDLAEYFGGSTSFPLDLLQRRYAPLAPPRDGERRHLVVLSDDGLTSMFGDGNEPFAGVAAATRGKLTTGTLVVLAWARRIEPLAREAGYDTLYLERMDDAPRVCARLAEVLHG, encoded by the coding sequence GTGACGCCGGGCGCGGCCACGTCGATCCCGCTGATCGGCGACGCGCGTGCAGCGTGGGATCGCGCGCTGGCGCTGTGGGGCGTGCACATGCACGACGCCGAGCTGAGGCCCGGAGCCGGCCAGGGCGCTCCGGCGTGGTTCACCTTCCCGCCCTCGATCACCGTCGACACCGAGAGAGTGCGCGAGCTCGGTGGCGCGGGTGAGCTGGAGAGCGTCTTCGCCCACGAACTGGGCCACCACGTGCTGGCGCCGAGCACCCGCATCGATGCCCTCAAGATCCGCCATCAGCTCGCCCGGGCGCTTGTGGCATCGGGGGCCGAATCGGTGCGTGACGACGATGTCGCGCTGCTGTCCAACCTGTGGACCGACGTCCTCGTGAACACGCGCGTCGGCCTGCTCCAGCGGCGACGCGACGGCGAGGGAGCAGAGCCGGGGATCGTCCGGCTGGGGCGTGCCCTGTACCGCCCGTCGCGCGAATCGTCCAGCCGCCTGTGGTGGCTGTACCTGCGCACCTACGAACTGCTCTGGAACCTTCCGCCCGGGGCGCTGGCGACTCCGGATCCGCCGGCAGCTCCCCCCGCGGCAACCGCACGGGCGCGGATCACGGAGGTCCCGCTGGAGAAGATCCCGGAGCGATTCCGCGAGAAGGAGGTGGCCCTGCGGGCAGCCCGCCGGGAGGCCGAGCGGGTCGCGGCGGAGCTGGACGGCGCCATCACGACGCATCCGGTGCTCGACGCGGATCTGCTCGCCGGGATCGTGCGCGCCTTCGCGGCCGACCCGGTGGGCGGCGCGCTGCGCTTCGGCGTGCTGGCCGCCCCCTACCTCGTGGAGGAGCGCCGCTCGGGCGGCGCCGCCGGCGTGCCCGGGGGAGCGTGCGCCGCCGACGACGCACCCGCGACCGCCGGCGAACTCGGCCGGGTGCTGGGCGACCCCCGCCTGCACGGGGCGATACCCGACCGCGCCGGACGCGCCGACGACGGCACGGGCCGCGGCCAGCGGCTGGATGTGGCCCGCACGCTCGAGCTGTACGCGGCGTCCGATCCCGACGCCGTCGTGGCCGCGTGGTACCGCGCGCAGGCGGCGCCATGGGTGCGTCCGGTGACCCAGCGCATCCCCGCGCGCCCCGCATCCGATCTGCCCGGCCCGCTGGAGAAGTGGGAGAGCGGCGACGACCTCTCCGACCTCGACTGGGCCGCGACGCTGCAGGCCGGAGCCGACGTGGTCCCGGGGGTCACCACGCGGCGCCGATCCTGGCTCGACGACGACCCCGAGCCGCAGGAGGGCAGCGTCGAGCTCGACCTGTACATCGACTCCTCCGGCTCCATGGCGCGCCCGCGCACCGGCTCCCCGGCGGTGCTGGCCGGGATGATCCTCGCGCTCTCGGTGCTGCGGGGAGGCGGGCGCGTGCGGGTGACGAGCTTCTCCGGCCCCGGACAGGTCGCCGGCGGCGATGGGTTCGTCCGCGATCCGGCCCGCGTCGTCGGCGACCTCGCGGAGTACTTCGGCGGCTCGACGTCCTTCCCGCTCGACCTCCTCCAGCGTCGGTACGCGCCGCTGGCGCCCCCGCGCGACGGCGAGCGGCGGCACCTCGTGGTGCTGTCGGACGACGGGCTCACCTCGATGTTCGGCGACGGGAACGAGCCGTTCGCGGGGGTCGCGGCCGCCACGCGCGGCAAACTCACGACCGGCACGCTGGTCGTCCTGGCGTGGGCGCGCCGCATCGAGCCGCTCGCGCGCGAAGCCGGCTACGACACCCTGTACCTGGAGCGGATGGATGACGCACCCCGCGTGTGCGCACGACTGGCGGAGGTGCTGCATGGCTGA
- a CDS encoding potassium transporter Kef has translation MNRLPGHLADQSPPSGAPEPVADVDWAVAGRNVRRAGGDPERFAAGIADALRAAGGADDVVALAGIAAWRSGALAYRDDALARIATLEAAGRAGAAAALGLEPGELDAFTERQRTDRFWWPGRAAASGYVCAVGGFAGLGGAWVAPPVSGMTLSAEGAFAIQAGDEWWRLDADVWGSQLSRLDAEPEAPGAAGPASIVCLPDSYLAWVHVRAAA, from the coding sequence GTGAACCGACTGCCGGGGCACCTCGCCGACCAGAGCCCGCCCTCCGGAGCGCCGGAGCCGGTCGCAGACGTGGACTGGGCCGTCGCCGGGCGGAACGTGCGCCGCGCCGGCGGCGATCCGGAGCGGTTCGCCGCCGGCATCGCCGACGCCCTGCGCGCGGCCGGCGGGGCCGACGACGTCGTCGCGCTGGCGGGGATCGCGGCCTGGCGATCGGGTGCACTGGCGTACCGCGACGACGCGCTCGCCCGCATCGCCACCCTCGAGGCGGCGGGGCGCGCGGGCGCGGCCGCGGCTCTCGGCCTGGAGCCGGGCGAGCTCGACGCGTTCACGGAGCGGCAGCGGACCGACCGCTTCTGGTGGCCGGGGCGTGCCGCCGCCAGCGGGTACGTGTGCGCCGTGGGCGGGTTCGCGGGACTGGGCGGTGCCTGGGTGGCGCCACCGGTCTCCGGGATGACGCTGAGTGCGGAAGGCGCGTTCGCCATCCAGGCGGGCGATGAGTGGTGGCGACTGGACGCCGACGTGTGGGGGTCGCAGCTGTCGCGCCTGGACGCGGAGCCCGAGGCCCCCGGCGCTGCCGGGCCCGCCTCGATCGTGTGCCTGCCCGATTCCTACCTGGCGTGGGTGCACGTGCGGGCTGCCGCGTGA